In Citrus sinensis cultivar Valencia sweet orange chromosome 2, DVS_A1.0, whole genome shotgun sequence, a single genomic region encodes these proteins:
- the LOC102625125 gene encoding LOW QUALITY PROTEIN: uncharacterized protein LOC102625125 (The sequence of the model RefSeq protein was modified relative to this genomic sequence to represent the inferred CDS: inserted 1 base in 1 codon; deleted 1 base in 1 codon) — protein MSLNIFCQELLLLEGRMLVNQHYLTSLVGGNRAIVVDEPGVTRDRMYGRSFWGEHEFMLVDTGGVLNVSKSQPNIMEDLAITTTIGMEGIPLATREAAVARMPSMIERQATAAIEESCVIIFLVDGQAGLTAADEEIADWLRKNYMDKFIILAVNKCESPRKGIMQVSEFWSLGFSPLPISAISGXGTGELLDLVCSELKKVEGTEDLVEEENRIPAIAIVGRPNVGKSSILNALVGEDRTIVSPISGTTRDAIDTEFTGPEGQKFRLIDTAGIRKRAAIASSGSTTEALSVNRAFRAIRRSDVVALVIEAMACITEQDCRIAERIEQEGKGCLIVVNKWDTIPNKNQQTATYYEQDVREKLRALDWAPIVYSTAIAGQSVDKIIVAAEMVDKERSRRLSTATINQVVQEAVAFKSPPRTRGGRRGRVYYCTQLLLGIFVRSAFRYGALGPLHIKYDLLQAAVRPPTFVFFVNDAKLFPETYRRYMEKQLRADAGFSGTPIRLLWRSRRKMEMKEGKSASRTQANLVPRDRKVASST, from the exons AT GTCCCTGAACATCTTCTGCCAAGAGTTGCTATTGTTGGAAGGCCGAATGTTGGTAAATCAGCACTATTTAACCAGTCTTGTTGGG GGTAACAGGGCTATTGTGGTGGATGAACCTGGGGTTACTAGG GATCGAATGTATGGCAGATCATTTTGGGGAGAGCATGAATTTATGCTGGTGGATACTGGTGGTGTGCTAAATGTTTCAAAGTCCCAGCCTAATATTATGGAAGATTTGGCTATCACAACGACTATTGGAATGGAAGGAATTCCACTTGCCACCAGGGAGGCAGCTGTTGCTAGGATGCCATCAATGATTGAGAGACAAGCAACTGCAGCTATAGAAGAATCCTGTGTCATTATATTCCTTGTTGATGGCCAG GCAGGTTTGACAGCAGCTGATGAGGAGATAGCAGATTGGCTACGTAAGAACTACATGGATAAGTTTATCATTCTTGCCGTTAACAAGTGTGAGTCTCCACGCAAAGGAATTATGCAAGTGTCAGAATTTTGGTCCTTGGG GTTCTCACCTCTTCCTATTTCTGCAATATCTG CGGGAACTGGAGAGCTTCTAGACCTTGTTTGTTCAGAATTGAAAAAAGTTGAG GGAACAGAAGACCtcgttgaagaagaaaatcgTATTCCTGCCATTGCCATTGTTGGTCGGCCAAACGTTGGTAAAAGTAGCATTTTGAATGCATTGGTTGGAGAGGATAGAACAATTGTTAGTCCTATAAGTGGCACTACTCGTGATGCTATTGATACTGAATTTACAGGACCCGAGGGCCAG AAGTTTCGGCTTATTGATACTGCTGGAATCAGAAAAAGGGCAGCTATAGCTTCATCAGGTAGTACGACAGAGGCTTTGTCAGTGAACAGAGCATTTCGTGCCATTCGCCGTTCTGATGTTGTTGCTCTTGTCATTGAGGCCATGGCTTGTATCACAGAACAG GATTGCAGGATTGCTGAAAGGATCGAGCAAGAAGGGAAGGGCTGTCTGATTGTTGTAAACAAATGGGATACCATTCCAAATAAAAACCAGCAAACTGCAACATACTATGAGCAAGATGTTAGAGAGAAGCTTCGCGCTCTTGACTGGGCACCCATTGTTTATTCAACTGCAATAGCTGGTCAAAGTGTCGATAA GATCATTGTTGCTGCTGAAATGGTTGACAAGGAGAGATCAAGAAGGCTAAGTACTGCCACAATAAATCAAGTAGTACAGGAAGCAGTAGCTTTTAAATCACCTCCTAGGACCAGAGGTGGCCGGAGAGGACGTGTATATTATTGCACTCAG CTGCTACTTGGAATTTTTGTGCGTTCAGCATTTCGGTATGGTGCATTGGGGCCACTTCATATTAAGTATGATCTTTTGCAGGCTGCTGTCAGGCCGCCcacatttgttttctttgtaaatGATGCAAAACTATTTCCTGAGACTTATCGGCGTTACATGGAGAAGCAATTGCGTGCGGATGCAGGGTTTTCTGGTACACCAATTCGACTCCTTTGGCGCAgcagaagaaaaatggaaatgaaGGAAG GCAAGTCAGCATCAAGAACACAAGCAAATCTTGTGCCACGCGACAGAAAAGTAGCATCGAGCACataa
- the LOC102624843 gene encoding uncharacterized protein LOC102624843 produces MLRVNPMSMTLSSVKPLLSLFLSRKPRTLFHSHNPKLIFLRRPISCSVSTAATQIEPRYLSCSMPHQKGLKVAVLLSGGVDSSVALRLLHSAGHSCTAFYLKIWFQEDFENFWTECPWEEDMKYAKAVCDQVDVPLEVVHLTDEYWKNVVSYIIEEYRCGRTPNPDVLCNTRIKFGAFMDAISSMEFDYVASGHYAKVVHSSADQEYKPSVLELSKDKVKDQTYFLSHLSQAQLKRLIFPLGCISKEEVRKFATQFDLPNKDRKDSQGICFLGKIKFSEFVARHIGEMEGVILEAETGDFLGKHWGFWFYTIGQRQGLRLPGGPWYVVEKDVKNNVVFVSRNYYSFDKKRRLFRVGSLKWLSGLPPEEISRLQCKVRHGPGFYNCNLMIEHVEDGGENIAVVQLSEDDQGLAAGQFAAFYQGTRCIGSGVILESWDDQGFPVCEKALEIARMEDKSKLGKPIKIKVKPETPEEFNSNKGVQSSRNLVNAQNSIAEKSNTTSQEEAISRFPMNWLQKLREKWPRIL; encoded by the exons ATGCTTAGAGTGAATCCCATGTCCATGACCTTGTCTTCAGTCAAACCCttgctctctctcttcttGTCTCGAAAACCCAGAACCCTTTTTCACTCTCATAACCCAAAACTGATCTTCCTCCGTAGACCCATCTCATGTTCTGTTTCAACAGCAGCAACCCAAATTGAACCCCGTTATCTGTCTTGCAGTATGCCCCATCAAAAGGGCCTTAAAGTTGCTGTTCTTTTGAGCGGCGGTGTTGATAGCAGTGTTGCTCTTAGGCTTCTTCATTCTGCTGGCCATTCTTGCACTGCCTTTTACCTCAAAATTTGGTTTCAA GAAGACTTCGAGAACTTCTGGACCGAATGCCCATGGGAAGAAGATATGAAGTATGCAAAAGCTGTTTGTGATCAG GTTGATGTACCACTGGAAGTTGTGCATTTGACAGATGAATACTGGAAAAATGTG GTGTCCTACATTATTGAAGAGTATCGATGTGGCCGTACTCCCAACCCAGATGTCCTTTGTAatacaagaataaaatttg GCGCATTCATGGATGCCATAAGCAGTATGGAATTTGATTATGTTGCTTCTGGGCATTATGCAAAAGTTGTCCACTCATCTGCAGATCAAGAGTATAAGCCTTCTGTTTTAGAACTATCAAAAGACAAG gtcAAGGATCAAACATACTTCCTTTCACATCTCTCACAGGCCCAGCTTAAACgacttatttttccacttGGTTGTATATCCAAG GAAGAAGTTCGTAAGTTTGCTACACAATTTGATCTGCCCAACAAGGATAGAAAGGATTCACAGGGAATATGTTTTCTGGGAAAG ATAAAATTCAGTGAATTTGTTGCAAGACACATCGGAGAGATGGAAGGGGTCATATTGGAAGCTGAGACAGGGGATTTCCTTGGGAAACATTGGGGATTTTGGTTCTACACAATCGGTCAACGCCAAGGGCTACGTCTTCCTGGAGGACCCTG GTATGTTGTTGAGAAGGATGTTAAGAACAATGTAGTGTTTGTGTCGAGAAATTATTATTCGTTTGACAAGAAAAGACGCCTATTTCGTGTTGGCTCTTTGAAATGGCTCAGTGGATTGCCTCCAGAGGAAATCAGTCGGCTTCAGTGTAAG GTCAGACATGGTCCTGGTTTCTACAATTGCAATTTGATGATTGAACATGTTGAAGATGGTGGTGAGAACATTGCAGTTGTCCAGTTATCAGAAGACGATCAAGGACTGGCAGCCGGCCAGTTTGCTGCCTTCTACCAGGGAACAAGATGCATTGGCTCTGGTGTGATTTTGGAATCTTGGGATGATCAGGGTTTCCCTGTATGTGAAAAAGCTCTCGAGATTGCAAGAATGGAAGATAAATCAAAGCTTGGGAAACCCATAAAGATAAAGGTAAAACCGGAGACTCCTGAGGAGTTTAATTCTAATAAAGGTGTTCAAAGTAGTAGAAACTTGGTTAATGCTCAAAACAGCATAGCAGAGAAAAGCAATACAACATCTCAAGAAGAAGCAATTTCTAGATTCCCGATGAATTGGTTGCAAAAGCTTAGAGAAAAATGGCCACGTATATTGTAG
- the LOC102617737 gene encoding transcription factor MYB83, giving the protein MRKPENNGKRYSHSNSNGNKLRKGLWSPEEDDKLMNYMLKNGQGCWSDVARNAGLQRCGKSCRLRWINYLRPDLKRGAFSPQEEELIIHLHSLLGNRWSQIAARLPGRTDNEIKNFWNSTIKKRLKNLSSSSSTPSPNASDSLISSDQPNKDQLIAAAGSSSEFMSMPMYNNMDTSSSSSSMMVHMIDSLPMLEHGLNMMGCSSNGYMINTTSCISQVGMNNCGNFGGEFYVPPLESISCCIEENIKAENSFYDHRNPNNLNTNNNNANNNKVDQNIGGVGNLLQGEEIKLGEWDFEELMKDVSSFPYLDFYSSWS; this is encoded by the exons ATGAGAAAGCCGGAAAATAACGGCAAACGGTACAGCCACAGCAACAGCAATGGCAACAAGCTTCGAAAGGGCTTGTGGTCGCCAGAGGAAGATGACAAGCTCATGAACTACATGCTCAAAAATGGCCAAGGTTGTTGGAGTGATGTTGCTAGAAATGCTGGGCTGCAGAGATGTGGCAAGAGCTGTCGCCTTCGCTGGATCAATTACTTGAGGCCTGATCTTAAGCGAGGTGCTTTTTCGCCTCAAGAAGAAGAGCTTATAATCCATTTACATTCACTTCTTGGCAACAG GTGGTCTCAAATTGCGGCTAGATTGCCAGGACGTACGGACAATGAAATAAAGAACTTTTGGAATTCAACAATCAAGAAAAGGCTCAAGAATTTGTCGTCGTCATCATCAACACCATCACCAAACGCTAGCGATTCCTTGATATCATCGGATCAGCCTAATAAAGATCAACTCATTGCAGCAGCTGGATCATCATCAGAGTTCATGTCCATGCCCATGTACAATAACATGGAtacatcttcttcttcatcatccatGATGGTTCACATGATTGACTCGTTGCCGATGCTCGAGCATGGCCTAAACATGATGGGGTGTTCATCAAATGGGTACATGATTAATACAACATCATGTATTTCACAAGTTGGGATGAATAATTGTGGGAACTTTGGTGGGGAGTTTTATGTTCCTCCTTTAGAGAGTATAAGCTGCTGCATAGAAGAAAATATCAAGGCggaaaattcattttatgaTCATAGGAACCCTAACAATTTGAACaccaacaataataatgctaataataataaagttgatCAAAACATTGGTGGGGTTGGGAACTTATTGCAAGGAGAAGAGATAAAATTAGGGGAATGGGATTTTGAGGAGTTGATGAAAGATGTTTCCTCATTTCCGTATCTTGATTTCTACTCAAGTTGGTCATAA